In a genomic window of Streptomyces pristinaespiralis:
- a CDS encoding LON peptidase substrate-binding domain-containing protein — MTTARLPLFPLNSVLFPGLVLPLNIFEERYRAMMRELLKTDEEEPRRFAVVAIRDGREVAPASPGMPDPTTVVERGPAAGFGPDPIQAFHRVGCIADAATVRERGDGSFEVLATGTTRVKLLSVDASGPFLTAELEEIPEEQGDGAATLAEGVLRAFRSYQKRLAGARERSLSTGAELPDEPLVVSYLVAAAAVLDTPAKQRLLQAPDTATRLREELTLLRAETAMLRHLPSLPAVDLTWRPTSPN; from the coding sequence GTGACCACCGCTCGCCTGCCGCTCTTCCCGCTGAACTCGGTTCTGTTCCCGGGCCTTGTGCTGCCACTGAACATTTTCGAGGAGCGTTATCGCGCCATGATGCGCGAGCTGCTGAAGACGGACGAGGAGGAGCCCCGGCGCTTCGCCGTGGTCGCCATCCGCGACGGCCGCGAGGTCGCACCGGCCTCCCCCGGGATGCCCGACCCGACCACGGTCGTGGAACGCGGCCCCGCCGCCGGCTTCGGCCCTGACCCGATCCAGGCCTTCCACCGGGTGGGCTGCATCGCCGACGCGGCGACCGTCCGCGAACGCGGGGACGGCAGCTTCGAAGTGCTCGCCACCGGCACGACCCGCGTCAAACTGCTGTCGGTCGACGCGAGCGGGCCGTTCCTCACCGCGGAGCTCGAAGAGATCCCGGAGGAGCAGGGCGACGGCGCCGCCACCCTCGCGGAAGGCGTGCTGCGGGCGTTCCGCAGCTACCAGAAGCGGCTGGCCGGCGCGCGCGAGCGTTCGCTGTCGACCGGTGCGGAACTGCCCGACGAGCCGTTGGTCGTCTCCTACCTCGTCGCCGCGGCGGCGGTGCTGGACACCCCTGCGAAGCAGCGGCTGCTCCAGGCGCCGGACACGGCGACCCGGCTGCGCGAGGAACTGACACTGCTGCGGGCGGAGACGGCGATGCTGCGGCACCTGCCGTCGCTGCCGGCCGTCGATCTGACGTGGCGGCCCACCAGCCCCAACTGA
- the hisD gene encoding histidinol dehydrogenase translates to MRSNFLARIDLRGDALPEGGALRDLLPRADFDVAAALEKVRPICEDVHHRGDAALIEYAEKFDGVRLDQVRVPAAALTRALEELDPAVRAALEESIRRARIVHRAQRRGEHTTQVVPGGTVTEKWVPVDRVGLYAPGGRSVYPSSVIMNVVPAQEAGVGSIALASPAQKEFAGLPHPTILAACALLGIDEVYAAGGATAVAMFAYGTESCAPANMVTGPGNIWVAAAKRYFTGRIGIDAEAGPTEIAVLADAGADPVHVAADLISQAEHDPLAAAVLVTDSEELAAAVERELEPQIAATKHVEDRIMPALRGRQSAIVLVSDIEDGLEVVNAYGAEHLEIQTADAAALAARVRNAGAVFVGPWAPVSLGDYAAGSNHVLPTGGCACHSSGLSVQSFLRGIHIVDYTRDALAEVTHHVVTLAEAEDLPAHGAALKARFDWKVPGQ, encoded by the coding sequence CTGCGATCTAACTTCCTCGCTCGAATCGATCTGCGCGGCGACGCCCTCCCCGAGGGTGGCGCTCTGCGCGACCTGCTGCCCCGTGCCGACTTCGACGTGGCGGCCGCCCTGGAGAAGGTGCGGCCGATCTGCGAGGACGTGCATCATCGCGGCGACGCGGCGCTGATCGAGTACGCGGAGAAATTCGACGGTGTGCGGCTCGACCAGGTCCGGGTGCCCGCGGCCGCGCTGACGCGCGCGCTCGAGGAGCTCGACCCCGCCGTCAGGGCGGCGCTCGAGGAGTCCATCCGCCGGGCCAGGATCGTCCACCGCGCCCAGCGCCGCGGCGAGCACACCACCCAGGTCGTCCCCGGCGGCACCGTCACCGAGAAGTGGGTGCCGGTCGACCGGGTCGGTCTGTACGCCCCCGGCGGCCGCTCGGTCTACCCCTCGTCCGTGATCATGAACGTGGTCCCGGCGCAGGAGGCGGGCGTCGGGTCGATCGCGCTGGCCTCGCCCGCGCAGAAGGAGTTCGCGGGCCTCCCGCACCCCACGATCCTCGCCGCCTGCGCCCTCCTCGGCATCGACGAGGTGTACGCGGCCGGCGGCGCCACCGCCGTCGCGATGTTCGCCTACGGCACCGAGTCCTGCGCGCCCGCGAACATGGTCACCGGCCCGGGCAACATCTGGGTCGCCGCCGCGAAGCGCTACTTCACCGGCCGGATCGGCATCGACGCCGAGGCCGGCCCGACCGAGATCGCCGTCCTCGCCGACGCCGGCGCCGACCCCGTCCACGTCGCCGCCGACCTGATCAGCCAGGCCGAGCACGACCCGCTGGCCGCCGCCGTGCTGGTCACGGACTCCGAGGAGCTGGCGGCAGCGGTCGAGCGCGAGCTGGAGCCGCAGATCGCCGCGACCAAGCACGTCGAGGACCGGATCATGCCCGCGCTCCGCGGCCGGCAGTCAGCGATCGTGCTCGTCTCCGACATCGAGGACGGCCTCGAGGTCGTCAACGCCTACGGCGCAGAGCACCTGGAGATCCAGACCGCCGACGCCGCCGCCCTCGCCGCCCGGGTCCGCAACGCGGGCGCCGTCTTCGTCGGCCCGTGGGCCCCGGTGTCGCTGGGCGACTACGCGGCGGGGTCCAACCACGTCCTGCCCACCGGCGGCTGCGCCTGCCACTCCTCCGGCCTGTCCGTGCAGTCCTTCCTGCGCGGCATCCACATCGTGGACTACACCCGGGACGCCCTCGCGGAGGTCACGCACCACGTGGTGACGCTCGCCGAGGCGGAGGACCTGCCGGCACACGGCGCCGCCCTCAAGGCCCGCTTCGACTGGAAGGTGCCGGGGCAGTGA
- a CDS encoding histidinol-phosphate transaminase produces MTDSRSTTSPWDDLPIRDELRGKSPYGAPQLDVPVRLNTNENPYPLPEALVERIAERVRDAARELNRYPDRDAVELRTELARYLTRTTGHEVVRENVWAANGSNEVIQQLLQAFAGPGRIAMGFEPSYSMHGLISRGTGTGWISGPRGDDFTIDIATATAAVAEHRPDVVFITSPNNPTGTAVDAGTVLALYEAAQAAKPSLVVVDEAYVEFSHRPSLLPLIEGRPNLVISRTMSKAFGAAGLRLGYLAAHPAVVDAVQLVRLPYHLSAVTQATALAALEHTDTLLGYVEQLKTERDRLVTELRAIGYEVTDSDANFVQFGRFDGEDGAHKAWQRILDRGVLVRDNGVPGRLRVTAGTPEENDAFLDAVRALKKEQH; encoded by the coding sequence GTGACCGACAGCAGGAGCACCACCTCCCCGTGGGACGACCTCCCCATCCGGGACGAGCTGCGCGGCAAGTCGCCCTACGGCGCCCCCCAGCTCGACGTCCCCGTCCGGCTGAACACCAACGAGAACCCGTATCCGCTGCCCGAGGCGCTCGTCGAGCGCATCGCGGAGCGGGTGCGCGACGCGGCCCGGGAGCTCAACCGCTACCCCGACAGGGACGCGGTCGAGCTGCGTACCGAGCTGGCCCGCTACCTCACCCGCACGACCGGCCACGAGGTCGTCAGGGAGAACGTCTGGGCGGCCAACGGCTCCAACGAGGTCATCCAGCAGCTGCTGCAGGCCTTCGCCGGTCCCGGCCGGATCGCCATGGGCTTCGAGCCGTCGTACTCGATGCACGGCCTGATCTCCCGCGGCACCGGCACCGGCTGGATCTCCGGCCCGCGCGGTGACGACTTCACCATCGACATCGCCACCGCCACCGCGGCCGTCGCAGAGCACCGCCCGGACGTCGTGTTCATCACCTCGCCCAACAACCCCACCGGCACCGCGGTCGACGCCGGTACGGTCCTCGCGCTGTACGAGGCGGCACAGGCGGCGAAGCCGTCGCTGGTCGTCGTCGACGAGGCGTACGTGGAATTCAGCCACCGGCCGTCGTTGTTGCCGCTCATCGAGGGCCGCCCCAACCTGGTGATCTCCCGCACCATGTCCAAGGCATTCGGCGCCGCCGGACTGCGCCTCGGATACCTGGCCGCCCACCCCGCGGTGGTCGACGCCGTCCAGCTGGTGCGCCTGCCGTACCACCTGTCCGCCGTCACCCAGGCCACCGCCCTGGCCGCGCTGGAGCACACCGATACGCTGCTCGGGTACGTCGAGCAGCTGAAGACCGAGCGGGACCGCCTGGTCACGGAGCTGCGGGCGATCGGCTACGAGGTCACCGACTCCGACGCCAATTTCGTGCAGTTCGGCCGGTTCGACGGCGAGGACGGCGCACACAAGGCGTGGCAGCGGATCCTCGACCGGGGCGTACTGGTCCGCGACAACGGCGTACCGGGACGGCTGCGGGTCACCGCGGGCACGCCCGAAGAGAACGACGCGTTCCTCGATGCGGTTCGCGCACTGAAGAAGGAGCAGCACTGA
- the hisB gene encoding imidazoleglycerol-phosphate dehydratase HisB: MSGRVGRVERTTKETSVVVEINLDGTGKVDVATGVGFYDHMLDQLGRHGLFDLTVKTDGDLHIDTHHTIEDTALALGAAFKQALGDKVGIYRFGNCTVPLDESLAQVTVDLSGRPYLVHTEPENMAPMIGTYDTTMTRHIFESFVAQAQIALHIHVPYGRNAHHIVECQFKALARALRYASERDPRAAGILPSTKGAL, from the coding sequence ATGAGCGGCCGCGTAGGACGGGTCGAGCGCACCACCAAGGAGACCTCGGTCGTCGTCGAGATCAACCTCGACGGCACCGGCAAGGTCGACGTCGCCACCGGCGTCGGCTTCTACGACCACATGCTCGACCAGCTCGGCCGGCACGGTCTGTTCGACCTCACCGTCAAGACCGACGGCGACCTGCACATCGACACGCACCACACCATCGAGGACACCGCCCTCGCGCTGGGCGCCGCCTTCAAGCAGGCCCTCGGCGACAAGGTCGGCATCTACCGCTTCGGCAACTGCACCGTGCCGCTGGACGAGTCGCTCGCCCAGGTCACCGTGGACCTGTCGGGCCGCCCGTACCTGGTGCACACCGAGCCCGAGAACATGGCGCCGATGATCGGCACGTACGACACGACGATGACCCGCCACATCTTCGAGTCCTTCGTCGCGCAGGCGCAGATCGCGCTGCACATCCACGTCCCGTACGGCCGCAACGCCCACCACATCGTGGAGTGCCAGTTCAAGGCGCTCGCCCGTGCCCTGCGGTACGCCTCGGAGCGCGACCCCCGGGCGGCCGGCATCCTTCCCTCGACGAAGGGCGCCCTGTGA
- the hisH gene encoding imidazole glycerol phosphate synthase subunit HisH yields MTTATPQKKVVVFDYGFGNVRSAERALARVGADVEITRDYDRAMNADGLLVPGVGAFSACMDGLRQARGEWIIDRRLSGGRPVMGICVGMQILFARGIEHGVETEGLDEWPGTVGPLKAPVVPHMGWNTVEAPAGSELFAGVDDDARFYFVHSYAVREWELEVTNPAMRAPQVTWATHGEPFVAAVENGALWATQFHPEKSGDAGAQLLTNWIETL; encoded by the coding sequence ATGACCACAGCGACGCCACAGAAGAAGGTCGTCGTCTTCGACTACGGGTTCGGCAACGTCCGCTCCGCGGAGCGCGCGCTCGCCCGGGTCGGGGCCGACGTCGAGATCACCCGCGACTACGACAGGGCGATGAACGCCGACGGACTGCTCGTCCCCGGCGTCGGCGCCTTCTCCGCCTGCATGGACGGCCTGAGGCAGGCCCGTGGAGAGTGGATCATCGACCGGCGGCTCTCCGGCGGACGTCCCGTCATGGGCATCTGCGTCGGTATGCAGATCCTGTTCGCCCGCGGGATCGAGCACGGCGTGGAGACCGAGGGCCTCGACGAGTGGCCCGGCACCGTCGGCCCGCTGAAGGCCCCGGTCGTGCCCCACATGGGCTGGAACACCGTCGAGGCGCCCGCCGGCAGCGAGCTCTTCGCCGGCGTGGACGACGACGCCCGCTTCTACTTCGTGCACTCCTACGCGGTGCGCGAATGGGAGCTCGAGGTCACCAACCCGGCCATGCGCGCGCCCCAGGTCACCTGGGCCACGCACGGCGAGCCCTTCGTCGCCGCCGTCGAGAACGGCGCCCTGTGGGCCACCCAGTTCCACCCCGAGAAGTCCGGCGACGCCGGCGCCCAGCTGCTGACCAACTGGATCGAGACCCTCTGA
- the priA gene encoding bifunctional 1-(5-phosphoribosyl)-5-((5-phosphoribosylamino)methylideneamino)imidazole-4-carboxamide isomerase/phosphoribosylanthranilate isomerase PriA, whose product MPKLELLPAVDVRDGQAVRLVHGESGTETSYGSPLEAALTWQRAGAEWLHLVDLDAAFGTGDNRALIAEVAGAMDIKVELSGGIRDDASLEAALATGCRRVNLGTAALETPEWVAKVIAEHGDKIAVGLDVRGTTLRGRGWTRDGGDLYETLARLDSEGCARYVVTDIAKDGTLQGPNLELLKNVCAATDKPVVASGGVSSLDDLRAIASLVPEGVEGAIVGKALYAKAFTLEEALAAVSA is encoded by the coding sequence ATGCCGAAGCTTGAACTCCTTCCCGCAGTCGACGTCCGCGACGGCCAGGCCGTCCGTCTCGTCCATGGCGAGTCCGGCACCGAGACGTCGTACGGCTCCCCCCTCGAGGCGGCCCTCACCTGGCAGCGCGCCGGCGCCGAGTGGCTCCACCTCGTCGACCTCGACGCCGCCTTCGGCACCGGCGACAACCGGGCGCTGATCGCCGAGGTCGCCGGAGCCATGGACATCAAGGTCGAGCTGTCCGGCGGCATCCGCGACGACGCCTCCCTCGAGGCCGCTCTCGCCACCGGCTGCCGTCGTGTCAACCTGGGCACCGCGGCACTGGAGACCCCCGAGTGGGTCGCCAAGGTCATCGCCGAGCACGGCGACAAGATCGCCGTCGGTCTGGACGTCCGCGGCACGACACTGCGCGGCCGTGGCTGGACCCGCGACGGCGGCGACCTCTACGAGACCCTCGCCCGGCTCGACTCCGAGGGCTGTGCCCGTTACGTCGTCACCGACATCGCCAAGGACGGCACCCTCCAGGGCCCCAACCTGGAGCTGCTGAAGAATGTCTGCGCGGCGACCGACAAGCCGGTCGTCGCCTCCGGCGGCGTCTCCTCGCTCGACGACCTGCGCGCCATCGCGTCGCTGGTCCCCGAGGGCGTCGAGGGCGCCATCGTCGGCAAGGCGCTGTACGCCAAGGCCTTCACCCTGGAAGAGGCCCTCGCGGCGGTGTCCGCATGA
- a CDS encoding RidA family protein — translation MTAGPPSGSGPVRRVGSGGPWEEAFGYSRAVELPNGLVLVSGCTSVVGGQIAAGSPYEQTVTAFGVAIDALKQLGLGAGDVVRTRMYITHARDVEDVGRAHKEIFGDVRPAASMLVVSGFVDPSLVVEVEVEAYRPTGTDGGAA, via the coding sequence ATGACCGCAGGCCCCCCTTCCGGTTCCGGCCCGGTGCGCCGGGTCGGCTCCGGCGGCCCCTGGGAGGAGGCCTTCGGCTACTCCCGTGCCGTCGAACTGCCCAACGGCCTGGTCCTGGTCTCCGGCTGCACGTCGGTCGTCGGCGGCCAGATCGCCGCAGGGAGCCCGTACGAGCAGACGGTCACCGCGTTCGGCGTGGCGATCGACGCGCTGAAGCAGCTCGGGCTCGGCGCGGGTGACGTCGTACGCACCCGGATGTACATCACGCACGCCCGCGACGTCGAGGACGTCGGGCGAGCCCACAAGGAGATCTTCGGCGACGTCCGGCCGGCCGCGTCGATGCTCGTGGTCTCCGGCTTCGTCGACCCCTCGCTGGTCGTCGAGGTCGAGGTCGAGGCGTACCGGCCGACCGGAACCGATGGAGGTGCCGCATGA